A single Mastomys coucha isolate ucsf_1 chromosome X, UCSF_Mcou_1, whole genome shotgun sequence DNA region contains:
- the LOC116088615 gene encoding melanoma antigen preferentially expressed in tumors-like, producing MDHKDPATLLDLAMQSLLKNELIIIQSLEEIPRELFIPLFTAAFLGGCKKTLTAIVKVWPFFCLHIGKLRSHEAHSALLKAIIDGLQVLPALNSASRGSKLKVLDLRQDADCRTTCFQIRTKSFCFHACSYSQTSSRKRGEHSTVNFGSEAQMSRYPTELLVDLSLDGNLRTRAFLSFLLSKVEQSSGSLHLCCRDLQIDKLSDYNNTLKLLNLLCTDHLAVDQASLNDINTLLSQMVHLNSLSLSKITLASLNGKIFKSFLTQLEQMENLQELNLSFFCLTNRLHKLLRVLPRDLDYLNLPFCELSYRDFRFLSQCPQATHLKLLNISNNPISWEDSEPLQTLIDNVSGTLQHLEMNHCFITDSTIFSLIPALSHCSHLRVLSFSSNPITMSMLIRILQNVLPLMELKYVIYPIPVHCYERWYFQGTLNQQKLADVHAQLKAMLQAAQRSDMNWITFSE from the exons TGGGTGTAAGAAGACACTGACAGCAATAGTGAAGGTTTGGCCTTTTTTCTGTCTCCACATCGGAAAATTAAGATCACATGAAGCACACAGTGCACTCTTGAAAGCCATAATTGATGGTCTTCAGGTTCTTCCTGCCCTAAACTCTGCTTCTCG AGGCTCCAAACTGAAGGTCCTAGATTTGAGACAGGATGCTGACTGCAGGACCACGTGTTTTCAAATCAGGACcaaatctttttgttttcatgcTTGTTCTTACTCTCAAACCTCTTCTCGCAAAAGAGGAGAACATAGCACTGTAAATTTCGGATCTGAGGCTCAGATGTCCAGATATCCTACTGAATTACTAGTGGACCTTTCTCTTGATGGTAACTTGAGAACAAGggcatttttgtctttccttctgaGTAAAGTTGAACAGAGTTCAGGGTCCTTACACCTTTGCTGTCGTGATTTGCAAATTGATAAACTGTCTGACTATAACAATACCTTGAAACTTCTGAATCTGTTATGTACTGATCACCTGGCAGTTGATCAGGCTTCCCTGAATGATATCAATACCCTTTTGTCTCAGATGGTCCACTTGAACAGTCTTAGTTTGTCTAAAATCACCCTCGCATCTCTGAATgggaaaatattcaaaagtttCCTCACCCAACTTGAGCAAATGGAGAACCTTCAGGAGCTAAACTTGTCTTTCTTTTGCCTAACAAATCGTCTACACAAATTGCTCAG AGTCCTGCCACGTGATCTGGACTACTTGAATTTGCCTTTCTGTGAGCTTTCTTACAGAGACTTCAGATTTCTGTCCCAGTGTCCTCAGGCCACTCACCTCAAGCTGCTGAATATCAGTAACAACCCAATATCGTGGGAAGATAGTGAGCCTTTACAAACACTCATAGATAATGTCTCTGGTACCCTGCAGCATCTAGAGATGAATCACTGCTTTATAACAGATTCTACAATATTTTCTCTTATCCCAGCTCTCAGCCACTGTTCCCACCTCCGAGTACTTAGTTTTTCTTCTAACCCCATTACAATGTCCATGCTCATAAGAATCCTGCAAAATGTACTACCACTAATGGAACTGAAATATGTGATTTACCCTATCCCTGTGCATTGCTATGAACGATGGTATTTTCAGGGTACTTTAAACCAACAAAAGCTTGCTGATGTGCATGCACAACTGAAGGCGATGCTACAGGCAGCACAGAGGAGTGACATGAACTGGATCACGTTTTCAGAGTGA